One segment of Maridesulfovibrio bastinii DSM 16055 DNA contains the following:
- a CDS encoding DegT/DnrJ/EryC1/StrS family aminotransferase: MTEIKFLDVGWTRRTLAKKIDEAVKRVLDSGWYIHGDELAAFEKEFAHYAGAKSCTGVGNGLDALELSLRAAGIGPGDDVLVPSNTYIATWLAVTRAGANPVPVEPLESTFNMNPDNLEEALTPQTKAVIPVHLYGQTADMDPIMEFAESKNLFVLTDAAQAHGSYYKGRMAGSLGHAAAFSFYPGKNLGAFGDGGAVLTNDPELAAKIKVIGNYGAEKKYHHDSLGFNSRLDEIQAAVLRIKLEKLDNWNWTRKELAAIYLKELADTPLILPEVPEWSIPVWHLFVVRTTAREALIKHLAENGIESLIHYPIPPHKQGAYKDKQNLSLPVSEKLHREVLSLPMGPHLKPEQVQQVCTVIKDFFS, translated from the coding sequence ATGACTGAAATTAAATTTCTCGATGTAGGCTGGACCAGAAGAACCCTTGCAAAGAAAATTGATGAAGCCGTCAAAAGAGTCCTTGATTCAGGATGGTATATCCATGGTGATGAACTGGCTGCTTTTGAAAAAGAATTTGCCCATTATGCCGGAGCAAAATCATGTACCGGTGTGGGCAATGGTTTAGATGCTCTTGAGCTTTCACTGCGTGCCGCCGGTATCGGTCCCGGTGACGATGTACTGGTACCTTCAAACACCTATATAGCCACATGGCTTGCAGTTACACGGGCCGGAGCCAATCCTGTTCCGGTAGAACCGCTTGAATCGACTTTCAACATGAATCCAGACAATCTGGAAGAGGCTTTAACTCCGCAGACTAAAGCTGTGATACCTGTCCATCTCTACGGACAGACCGCTGATATGGACCCCATAATGGAGTTCGCTGAGAGTAAAAATCTTTTCGTGCTGACTGATGCCGCACAGGCTCACGGTTCCTATTACAAAGGCCGTATGGCCGGTTCTCTGGGACATGCTGCGGCTTTCAGCTTTTATCCCGGAAAGAATCTGGGAGCTTTCGGTGACGGAGGAGCGGTGCTGACCAACGATCCTGAGCTGGCAGCCAAGATTAAGGTTATAGGCAACTACGGAGCTGAGAAAAAATACCATCACGATTCACTCGGTTTCAACAGCCGTCTTGATGAAATTCAAGCCGCGGTCCTCAGAATCAAACTGGAAAAACTGGACAACTGGAACTGGACCAGAAAAGAACTGGCCGCAATTTATCTTAAAGAACTTGCGGACACACCACTTATTCTTCCTGAAGTTCCTGAATGGTCAATTCCGGTCTGGCACCTTTTTGTAGTCCGCACCACAGCCCGTGAAGCCCTGATTAAGCACCTTGCTGAAAACGGCATTGAGTCACTGATTCACTATCCCATACCGCCGCATAAGCAGGGAGCATATAAAGATAAACAAAATCTGAGTCTGCCTGTGAGTGAAAAACTTCATCGTGAAGTTCTCTCACTGCCTATGGGACCCCACCTTAAGCCGGAACAGGTCCAACAGGTCTGCACGGTAATAAAAGATTTTTTCAGCTGA
- a CDS encoding glycosyltransferase family 2 protein has translation MTDITGLVLTYNGERLLKECLESLNFCNRILVIDSGSNDSTLEIARDKGAEIIHNDWNGAIEQHKFALTKIGTKWVVTIDQDEIISPELRESILKAIENPGEVDGFYCSRCTWYFDRFIRHSGWYPDKLFRIYRHDGIKIGGIRPHEELRPINKAGEISGDIIHYPYKNFANHLEKINDYTQDAAEDLYSRGKRGSTGKAVRHAFGKFLKQYILQKGFLDGQAGLIIAIHGFFYTFQKYIRLAELDKDGGK, from the coding sequence ATGACAGATATAACAGGACTTGTTCTAACTTATAATGGAGAGAGACTTCTTAAGGAATGTCTGGAGAGTCTTAATTTCTGCAACAGAATTCTGGTCATAGATTCAGGGTCCAATGATTCTACTCTTGAAATAGCCAGAGATAAGGGCGCAGAAATCATCCATAACGACTGGAACGGAGCCATAGAGCAGCATAAATTCGCTCTGACTAAAATAGGAACCAAGTGGGTGGTTACTATTGATCAGGATGAAATAATCTCACCTGAACTACGGGAAAGTATCCTTAAAGCAATTGAAAATCCCGGTGAAGTCGATGGCTTCTACTGCTCCAGATGTACCTGGTATTTTGACCGCTTCATTAGGCACAGTGGATGGTATCCTGACAAACTTTTCAGGATATACCGCCATGACGGTATAAAAATAGGCGGTATAAGACCGCACGAAGAGCTGCGGCCCATAAACAAAGCCGGAGAAATTTCAGGGGATATAATCCACTATCCCTATAAAAACTTTGCCAATCATCTTGAAAAAATCAACGATTACACTCAGGACGCGGCGGAAGACCTTTACTCACGCGGCAAACGCGGTTCAACAGGAAAAGCTGTCCGCCACGCTTTTGGTAAATTCCTTAAACAATACATTCTGCAAAAGGGCTTTCTTGACGGACAAGCCGGACTGATCATTGCAATTCACGGTTTTTTCTATACCTTTCAAAAATATATCAGACTTGCCGAACTTGATAAGGATGGAGGTAAATAA
- a CDS encoding protein-tyrosine phosphatase family protein: protein MKINKRTGISWVSESLAIGPAPMSYRQLDELTEMGVGAILNLCAEFPDLPQIQRDAGFDVFYLPVFDEEAPDIAEMDKALAWLDEAIYLGKKAYIHCRYGIGRTGTLLNAFMLRRGLGHKLASKELKRLRSRPESFDQWWSLRKYGRKSGKLTVRQPCLELKNKVDLAPFFRDYDKLVAQADDLIALSLKAERCGCGHTMCCRTPVVLTLAEAVYLGTKVNIELCSEGRMNLIERAAEVASREREARAEIGDNEFCLSDSGSVCPLLNEGECLLYCFRPLQCRTFELETDLKEEFWSEVVQPGLDMLSRQIFFAYFSKFPEEKLPVFSLPDVVSGRYVQVFFHLIMDLGLCR from the coding sequence ATGAAGATCAATAAGCGGACCGGAATTTCGTGGGTCTCTGAAAGTCTTGCCATCGGCCCGGCTCCAATGTCTTACAGGCAGCTTGATGAGCTTACTGAAATGGGGGTTGGAGCAATACTTAATTTATGCGCGGAGTTTCCTGATCTGCCGCAGATTCAGCGTGATGCCGGATTTGATGTCTTTTATCTTCCGGTCTTTGATGAGGAGGCCCCGGACATAGCGGAGATGGATAAAGCCCTTGCATGGCTTGATGAAGCTATTTATCTGGGTAAAAAAGCCTATATCCACTGCCGTTACGGGATCGGAAGAACCGGTACTCTCCTGAATGCTTTTATGCTGCGCAGAGGGCTTGGGCATAAACTTGCCTCAAAAGAACTCAAGAGGTTGAGATCCAGACCGGAAAGTTTTGATCAGTGGTGGTCGCTCAGGAAATACGGGCGTAAAAGTGGAAAGCTCACAGTACGTCAGCCTTGTCTGGAGCTTAAAAACAAGGTCGATCTGGCACCTTTTTTCCGGGATTACGACAAGCTCGTTGCACAGGCTGATGATCTTATTGCGCTGTCGCTTAAAGCGGAGCGATGCGGCTGCGGACATACTATGTGCTGTCGGACTCCTGTTGTTTTAACTCTCGCGGAAGCTGTTTATCTTGGAACAAAGGTCAATATTGAACTGTGCAGCGAAGGAAGAATGAATCTTATTGAAAGGGCTGCTGAAGTTGCCAGCAGGGAGAGAGAGGCCCGTGCTGAAATCGGCGATAATGAGTTCTGTCTAAGCGATTCCGGGTCTGTCTGTCCGCTTTTAAATGAGGGGGAATGTCTGCTTTATTGCTTCAGACCTTTGCAATGCAGAACGTTTGAGCTTGAAACAGATTTAAAGGAAGAATTCTGGTCCGAGGTGGTTCAACCCGGACTTGATATGCTCTCAAGGCAGATATTTTTCGCTTATTTTTCTAAATTCCCGGAAGAAAAACTACCCGTGTTCTCCCTGCCTGATGTTGTTTCCGGAAGGTATGTGCAGGTCTTTTTCCATCTGATCATGGATCTTGGGCTGTGCAGATAA
- a CDS encoding M15 family metallopeptidase encodes MNRRNFIKIISAAAASLASLSMPENVLAGTEMPLGGSEIKDYLHRMKDFDSPHKGDIILSPKKQALLKSSLARLKRVQHTIGFGNFYLIGFDSAIIYAGRYSSIGSFTKQEKNFLDEIFHTKASEYGFMGDKPLSSLTGEIRKKKVIKIRGTGNYLYRGRPEETFRHIKKQLGSTVMLTSGVRGIMKQFLLFLDKAHKNGGNLSLASRSLAPPGYSFHGVGDFDVGQSNLGAANFSIKFTETETCRKLQQLGYLKLRYPQDNMLGVRYEPWHIKVKDAKV; translated from the coding sequence ATGAACAGAAGAAATTTCATAAAAATTATAAGTGCGGCAGCCGCATCCCTCGCATCCCTGTCGATGCCGGAGAATGTCCTCGCCGGCACGGAAATGCCTCTCGGCGGCTCGGAGATAAAGGACTATCTGCACCGGATGAAGGATTTCGACTCCCCTCATAAAGGCGACATTATCCTCTCGCCCAAAAAACAGGCTCTTCTTAAAAGTTCACTGGCAAGACTCAAAAGAGTCCAGCATACAATCGGATTTGGTAATTTTTATCTTATAGGTTTTGATTCCGCGATAATTTATGCCGGACGCTACTCTTCAATAGGCAGTTTTACAAAGCAGGAAAAAAATTTCCTTGATGAAATCTTCCATACCAAAGCTTCTGAGTACGGTTTTATGGGAGACAAACCGCTAAGCTCACTGACCGGCGAAATTAGAAAGAAAAAGGTCATCAAAATCAGAGGTACAGGTAACTATCTTTACAGGGGCAGGCCGGAAGAAACATTCAGACATATAAAAAAGCAGCTTGGCAGTACCGTGATGCTGACATCCGGAGTAAGAGGAATTATGAAACAATTTCTTCTTTTTCTGGATAAAGCCCATAAAAACGGGGGAAACCTGTCTCTGGCCTCCCGCTCTCTGGCTCCTCCGGGATATTCCTTTCACGGTGTCGGAGACTTTGATGTCGGGCAGAGCAATCTTGGTGCAGCCAATTTCAGTATAAAATTCACCGAAACTGAAACATGCCGTAAACTCCAGCAACTCGGCTATTTAAAACTGCGCTATCCACAAGACAATATGCTGGGGGTCCGGTATGAACCGTGGCATATAAAAGTAAAAGATGCTAAAGTATAA
- the fliM gene encoding flagellar motor switch protein FliM gives MSKILQQDEVDALLRGLSGGEVEAEQDIPEDDSGIVAFDLANQDRIIRGRMPVLEIVNDRFARLATNNLANTMRKRVDINPISIDMSKFGDFMRSLPVPTSLSIFKMEPLRGNAILVVDSRLVFALVESFFGGSGSQPKVEGRDFTAIEQAIVDRVVKIALSNLEDSWRPVHEVHLELVRSEVNPQFAAIVPPSDVVIVITFEVELENAIGSLIVCLPYSTLEPIRSKLHASFQSERLEVDHVWVSRFKERLLETPVELVVRLGKTKITGRQLLNLEVGDLLLLDTDEEDLIECEVEGVLKYMGVPGRVKANKSFQVVKTIEPKLT, from the coding sequence ATGAGCAAGATTCTACAGCAGGACGAAGTCGATGCGCTGTTGAGAGGACTCTCAGGCGGAGAAGTCGAAGCGGAACAGGACATACCGGAAGATGATTCCGGGATTGTCGCTTTTGACCTCGCCAACCAGGACCGCATCATCCGCGGTCGTATGCCTGTCCTCGAAATTGTTAACGACCGTTTCGCGCGACTTGCCACCAATAATCTTGCCAACACCATGCGCAAAAGGGTTGATATCAACCCTATCTCCATTGACATGTCAAAATTCGGGGATTTCATGCGCTCCCTTCCGGTTCCGACTTCACTCTCAATTTTTAAAATGGAACCCCTGCGCGGAAACGCTATTCTGGTTGTCGATTCAAGACTCGTCTTTGCACTGGTTGAAAGCTTTTTCGGCGGTTCCGGTTCACAGCCAAAAGTTGAAGGCCGGGACTTCACCGCAATTGAACAGGCTATTGTCGACAGAGTCGTAAAAATAGCCCTTTCAAACCTTGAAGATTCATGGCGTCCTGTGCATGAAGTACACCTTGAACTTGTCCGCTCAGAAGTAAACCCTCAGTTTGCGGCAATTGTTCCACCCTCTGATGTTGTCATTGTCATAACTTTTGAAGTGGAGCTTGAAAACGCCATTGGTTCGCTTATTGTCTGCCTGCCGTATTCAACGCTGGAACCTATCCGCTCAAAATTGCACGCTTCATTCCAGTCAGAAAGACTTGAAGTCGACCATGTGTGGGTCAGCAGATTCAAGGAGAGACTGCTGGAAACACCGGTTGAACTGGTAGTCCGTCTTGGGAAGACAAAAATCACAGGACGGCAGTTGCTTAACCTTGAAGTAGGCGATCTGCTGCTGCTTGATACTGACGAGGAAGATCTGATCGAATGCGAAGTTGAGGGCGTTCTGAAATATATGGGCGTTCCCGGACGGGTCAAGGCGAACAAATCTTTTCAGGTTGTCAAAACCATCGAGCCGAAACTTACATAA
- a CDS encoding glycosyltransferase translates to MKIVHFSTTPLAGMPLRLVQALQKYTEHEVHLIDLKDDYNRGNYYFGYDISFNKQQDEAIELAYSADIIHLHNYLDFDSKFFAPINFRELHKKGTFFVRQFHSTPALIAKQLKISVKELLAQNIPSLVIAQYPERYFPQAMVVPNFVPQDEELYLPVEENELKWDIFYSSTQNCGAFDARWDTKGMPETKAMLERLEQKTACRIKTASFSPFTEVMTYKRQSAIVLDDMATGSYHLTGLEGLAMAKPVLSYMDSRAKMLMRYFSGSDHEPHINTRFEEAEAVLAYLMNHKELMRDIGEHSRNWLKKYWSDKKMVGFYEDVYQKLVHDPSLIRRQPDLDTASPVQNFMNKTLHDLRQITRAENYGSASDKLRTDISSLEP, encoded by the coding sequence ATGAAAATAGTACATTTCTCAACTACACCGCTGGCAGGAATGCCCCTCAGGCTTGTTCAGGCATTGCAAAAATACACTGAGCATGAAGTCCATCTCATTGATCTTAAAGACGACTATAACAGAGGCAATTACTACTTCGGTTACGACATATCCTTCAACAAGCAGCAAGATGAAGCCATTGAACTGGCCTATTCAGCAGATATAATCCACCTGCACAACTACCTTGATTTTGATTCAAAATTTTTTGCCCCTATCAATTTTCGCGAGCTGCATAAAAAAGGTACTTTTTTTGTCAGACAGTTCCACTCGACTCCGGCACTGATTGCCAAGCAGCTTAAAATCAGCGTGAAAGAGCTGCTTGCTCAGAACATTCCTTCGCTCGTAATAGCCCAATATCCTGAAAGATATTTTCCACAGGCGATGGTTGTTCCCAACTTTGTACCTCAGGATGAGGAGCTTTACCTTCCCGTAGAAGAAAATGAACTGAAGTGGGACATATTTTACAGCTCCACCCAGAATTGCGGAGCATTTGATGCCCGCTGGGATACCAAGGGAATGCCTGAGACCAAGGCCATGCTGGAACGGCTGGAACAGAAGACAGCATGCAGAATTAAGACAGCTTCTTTTTCTCCATTTACAGAAGTAATGACATACAAGAGACAGAGTGCCATTGTACTTGATGACATGGCTACCGGAAGCTACCACCTGACAGGGCTTGAAGGTCTGGCAATGGCCAAGCCGGTACTCTCCTATATGGATTCACGCGCTAAAATGCTTATGCGCTACTTTTCCGGATCAGATCATGAACCGCACATCAATACCCGTTTTGAAGAAGCTGAAGCGGTGCTGGCTTATCTTATGAACCACAAGGAATTAATGCGGGATATTGGAGAGCACAGCCGAAATTGGCTGAAAAAATACTGGTCCGACAAAAAAATGGTTGGATTTTATGAGGATGTTTATCAAAAGCTGGTCCACGACCCGAGTCTTATCAGACGCCAGCCGGATCTGGATACAGCCAGCCCGGTCCAGAATTTTATGAATAAAACCTTACACGATCTCAGGCAGATTACGCGGGCGGAAAATTATGGTTCAGCCAGCGATAAACTACGCACGGATATCAGCTCCCTTGAACCATAA
- a CDS encoding LysE family translocator — translation MISFQFLITSLLVVLMPGTGVIYTVSSGLFQGRKASIAAAAGCTAGIIPHLCASVLGLAAILHTSAVLFQMVKYAGALYLLYMAWATWRDKEGLSFKNQDESKKLFQIARRGFLINILNPKLSIFFLAFLPLFVPHNAVAPTFDMLVLSAVFMLMTFVVFVGYGLFATAVRDRVVKSPNVIRWVQRSFAVAFASFGIKLAMIEQE, via the coding sequence ATGATCAGCTTTCAGTTTTTAATAACATCCTTACTGGTTGTCCTTATGCCGGGAACAGGAGTTATTTACACTGTCTCCAGCGGATTGTTTCAGGGAAGGAAAGCAAGCATTGCTGCCGCAGCAGGTTGTACTGCCGGAATAATTCCTCACTTATGTGCTTCTGTTCTGGGGCTTGCAGCTATTTTGCATACCAGCGCGGTACTTTTTCAGATGGTTAAATATGCCGGAGCGTTATATCTGCTGTATATGGCATGGGCCACATGGCGTGATAAGGAAGGGCTTTCGTTCAAAAATCAGGATGAAAGTAAAAAACTTTTTCAGATTGCCAGACGCGGTTTTCTGATAAATATATTAAACCCCAAGCTGTCTATATTTTTTCTGGCTTTTCTGCCTCTTTTCGTCCCACATAATGCTGTTGCGCCGACATTTGATATGCTTGTATTAAGTGCTGTTTTTATGCTGATGACTTTTGTTGTTTTTGTGGGTTACGGGCTTTTTGCTACTGCCGTTCGTGACAGGGTTGTAAAATCTCCCAATGTTATACGCTGGGTTCAAAGGTCTTTTGCCGTGGCATTTGCTTCATTTGGAATCAAGCTTGCCATGATTGAGCAGGAGTAA
- a CDS encoding PEP/pyruvate-binding domain-containing protein, translating into MLLKYYMRELFSPGKALKARYEDFKVLLVEDDRSLEFIADLQETFYGVRPVDKARVGKLYMGLLDSVGSMTARLEAMRPLRYRVLREKLTEIDRLIKEELKEPELSGEAPYTISLEQAAGNFDLAGGKGANLGRIISETDFNVFSGFVVTTHACNRLISENGLREKIDAELSEALLCRHSELFSRCEQMTDYVMKSEIPHEVMKAVTRGVENLKSVYGENTLFAVRSSAWAEDGEFSFAGQYETFLNVQAEDIPSAYLGVLASKYSPRAVTYRILRGLSDASTPMAVVVMPMVDAQAAGVAYSSDAGGSGRQNISVHSVPGLGEALVDGSRNAGVSIFKRDDSLELLDSYGESGIGTEYLKTVAGTALELEKVFKTPQDVEWAVDKSGNVFVLQSRPFHPEEEGPLEVDLDEEPILSGLAGISTGWGSGRIIRLHDAQDPAEAPRGSVVVFETLAPNLTRCLDRVEAVIGTSGARASHFATVAREYGIPVVVGDGYEISALEDGQLVTVDALNGMIYPGRQESLVVAAEERRRKVREDSLARYNRLIPLITTLNMTDPEADNFTQDACSSIHDIIRFTHEKGVNEMFRIIGDSGRGMSRSRKLKTDLPLTVYVLSLDSDFPGRRKESLSIADVGCLPMQELWSGIEAEETVWDNNMPHMDWERFDQVSAGIFSSESHFLSSYALVASDYVHMMIRFGYHFSIIDSVCGTESKNNYVKFRFKGGGADFDGRLLRLSFIDRVLRAGGFSVTLRSDMLDAELSRQDADKTTRALNLLGRVLARTRMLDMKLSDMGDVDNMADEFIENLYSFKVLRVDGDEDQ; encoded by the coding sequence ATGCTTTTAAAATATTATATGCGGGAGTTGTTTTCTCCCGGCAAGGCTCTTAAAGCGAGATACGAAGATTTTAAAGTACTTCTGGTTGAAGATGACCGGAGTCTTGAATTTATAGCCGACCTTCAGGAAACTTTTTATGGAGTCCGTCCTGTTGATAAAGCAAGGGTCGGAAAACTCTATATGGGGCTTCTTGATTCCGTAGGCAGTATGACAGCCAGACTGGAGGCCATGCGCCCGCTGCGCTACCGCGTTCTGCGTGAAAAACTTACCGAGATTGATCGGCTTATTAAAGAAGAATTAAAAGAACCGGAACTTTCCGGTGAAGCCCCTTATACTATTTCACTGGAGCAGGCTGCCGGCAATTTTGATCTTGCCGGAGGTAAGGGTGCCAACTTAGGCAGAATTATTTCTGAAACAGATTTTAATGTTTTTTCAGGATTTGTAGTCACAACCCATGCCTGCAACCGTTTGATCAGTGAAAATGGTCTGCGTGAAAAAATAGATGCCGAACTTTCGGAAGCATTGTTATGCCGCCACAGTGAGTTGTTCAGCAGATGCGAACAGATGACCGACTATGTGATGAAAAGTGAAATTCCTCATGAAGTTATGAAAGCTGTGACACGCGGAGTTGAAAACCTTAAATCGGTTTACGGGGAGAATACCCTTTTTGCTGTTCGCAGCAGTGCGTGGGCTGAAGATGGCGAATTTTCATTTGCAGGCCAGTATGAAACTTTTTTGAATGTTCAGGCTGAGGATATTCCTTCAGCTTACCTTGGAGTTCTTGCTTCCAAGTATTCTCCGCGAGCTGTTACCTATCGTATCCTGCGCGGGCTTTCAGATGCTTCCACACCTATGGCTGTAGTGGTCATGCCCATGGTTGATGCTCAGGCGGCCGGAGTGGCTTATTCTTCCGATGCCGGAGGCTCGGGACGGCAGAATATCTCCGTCCACAGTGTTCCGGGGCTTGGGGAAGCACTTGTTGATGGAAGCCGCAACGCCGGAGTCTCCATTTTTAAACGGGATGACTCTCTTGAACTCCTAGACAGTTATGGGGAGTCAGGCATCGGCACAGAGTACTTGAAAACAGTTGCCGGAACTGCTCTTGAGCTGGAAAAGGTCTTTAAAACTCCTCAGGATGTAGAGTGGGCTGTTGATAAATCCGGAAATGTTTTTGTCCTGCAAAGTCGTCCGTTTCATCCTGAAGAAGAAGGCCCGCTAGAGGTTGATCTTGACGAAGAACCTATTTTGAGCGGTCTGGCCGGAATTTCCACAGGTTGGGGCAGTGGCAGAATTATTCGGCTGCATGATGCTCAGGACCCGGCTGAAGCCCCGAGAGGCTCAGTGGTAGTCTTTGAAACTCTGGCTCCCAACCTGACCAGATGTCTGGACCGGGTCGAAGCTGTTATCGGAACTTCCGGGGCCAGAGCGAGCCATTTTGCAACTGTTGCCCGTGAGTACGGGATACCGGTTGTTGTTGGTGACGGATACGAAATATCAGCCCTTGAAGACGGACAGCTTGTTACCGTGGACGCTCTCAACGGCATGATTTATCCGGGCAGGCAGGAATCACTTGTTGTTGCAGCCGAAGAACGCCGCAGAAAGGTGAGGGAAGATTCTCTTGCAAGGTATAACCGGCTGATACCGCTTATTACCACTCTTAATATGACTGATCCTGAAGCGGATAATTTCACTCAGGATGCGTGCTCCTCTATCCATGATATTATCAGGTTTACCCATGAAAAGGGTGTTAATGAAATGTTCAGGATTATCGGAGATTCCGGGCGTGGAATGTCGAGGTCCAGAAAGCTTAAAACAGATCTCCCGCTCACAGTCTACGTCCTTTCGCTGGACAGTGATTTTCCCGGCAGGCGTAAAGAAAGCTTGTCTATTGCAGATGTGGGCTGCCTGCCCATGCAGGAGCTCTGGAGCGGTATTGAGGCTGAAGAAACTGTGTGGGACAACAACATGCCGCATATGGACTGGGAGCGTTTTGATCAGGTCAGTGCCGGTATTTTCAGCAGTGAGTCCCATTTTCTATCCAGTTATGCTCTTGTCGCTTCAGACTATGTGCATATGATGATCCGTTTCGGGTATCATTTTTCAATAATTGATTCTGTTTGCGGAACCGAATCCAAAAATAATTATGTGAAGTTCCGTTTTAAAGGCGGTGGTGCTGATTTTGACGGCAGACTGCTGAGGTTGAGTTTTATTGACCGGGTTTTAAGAGCCGGAGGTTTTTCCGTTACTCTGCGAAGCGATATGCTGGATGCTGAACTTTCCAGACAGGACGCGGATAAAACCACGAGAGCACTAAATCTGCTCGGCAGAGTTCTGGCAAGAACAAGAATGCTGGATATGAAACTCTCGGATATGGGCGATGTGGACAATATGGCTGATGAATTTATAGAAAATTTATACAGCTTTAAAGTCCTGAGGGTGGATGGCGATGAAGATCAATAA
- a CDS encoding sugar 3,4-ketoisomerase: MDITKPQIIELPKVEDNRGNLTFIENSRHIPFDIKRVYYLYDVPGGETRGGHAHQKLMQLLIAASGSFDVILDDGKGGKQKFSLNRSYYGLFVPTMTWRELENFSSGSVCLVLASEYYDPMDYYYTYADFMEAVRKND, from the coding sequence ATGGATATTACCAAGCCGCAGATAATTGAACTTCCCAAGGTTGAGGACAACCGCGGAAATCTGACTTTCATAGAAAACAGCAGACATATTCCTTTTGATATAAAAAGAGTCTACTATCTGTATGACGTACCCGGTGGAGAAACCCGCGGTGGTCATGCCCATCAAAAATTAATGCAATTACTTATTGCGGCATCCGGTAGTTTTGATGTTATTCTTGACGATGGTAAAGGTGGGAAGCAGAAGTTTTCTCTAAACCGTTCCTATTACGGACTGTTTGTGCCCACCATGACCTGGCGTGAACTTGAAAACTTCTCCTCAGGGTCCGTGTGTCTGGTGCTCGCCTCGGAATACTACGATCCGATGGATTACTACTACACCTACGCAGATTTCATGGAGGCTGTAAGAAAAAATGACTGA
- a CDS encoding response regulator, protein MAEIIVLDDVLDAGILLKRIIERMGHSVSVFSEEEEALDYVEKNTVLLAILDIKLKKMTGVEVLEELKKRSPETKVIMLTGYPTLETAREAALHGADEYLVKPVGKKEIEDKVRELLAKR, encoded by the coding sequence ATGGCTGAAATAATTGTTCTGGATGATGTTCTTGATGCCGGAATTCTGCTTAAACGCATAATTGAGAGAATGGGGCATTCCGTGAGTGTTTTTTCCGAGGAGGAGGAAGCTCTGGATTATGTTGAGAAAAATACGGTTCTATTAGCCATTCTTGATATTAAATTGAAAAAAATGACAGGAGTTGAGGTCCTCGAAGAATTAAAAAAGCGTTCGCCTGAAACTAAGGTCATTATGTTAACAGGATACCCTACTCTTGAAACAGCAAGAGAAGCCGCCCTGCACGGTGCCGATGAATATCTGGTCAAGCCTGTTGGGAAAAAAGAAATTGAAGATAAAGTCAGAGAACTCCTCGCCAAGCGGTAA
- a CDS encoding MucR family transcriptional regulator, with protein sequence MEDYIKEALEIVKAQASVRTMTEEEMTSMVRKLSSGIQAIADNQNMPSETEPACDPKKSIKEKSIVCCECGKSFKIITKKHLASHGLTADEYREKFGLKKKTPLVCKSLQRERRKKMKEMKLWTKRGK encoded by the coding sequence GTGGAAGATTACATTAAAGAAGCTCTGGAAATCGTTAAGGCCCAGGCAAGTGTCAGGACTATGACTGAAGAGGAAATGACCTCTATGGTTCGTAAACTGTCTTCCGGTATTCAGGCAATTGCAGACAATCAGAATATGCCCAGTGAGACAGAACCTGCATGCGATCCTAAAAAATCCATCAAAGAAAAAAGCATTGTCTGCTGTGAATGCGGTAAATCTTTTAAGATTATCACTAAAAAGCACCTTGCTTCTCACGGTCTCACTGCAGATGAATACAGGGAGAAATTCGGCCTCAAAAAGAAAACTCCCCTGGTCTGCAAATCACTGCAGCGTGAACGCCGCAAAAAAATGAAAGAAATGAAACTCTGGACTAAAAGAGGCAAATAG